One genomic segment of candidate division KSB1 bacterium includes these proteins:
- the tmk gene encoding dTMP kinase has translation MAKSRTGCDVSGLLITFEGIDGAGKSVQAEALRQWLEAAKQRAVLLLRDPGTSPIAEQIRRILLDRTNGAMSPWTELLLYEAARAQLVEECIKPALALGKVVICDRFYDSATAYQGYGRQLDLAAVMQANRIGACGLVPDLTILLDLDVEVALQRKGRLALDRLEQEERAFHERVRQGYLALARAEPDRVKVVQGDRAVGTIAAEIRQLVTAVLGG, from the coding sequence GTGGCCAAGTCGCGCACAGGGTGTGACGTGAGCGGGCTGCTCATCACCTTTGAAGGGATCGACGGGGCGGGCAAGAGCGTGCAGGCAGAGGCATTGCGCCAATGGCTCGAGGCGGCAAAGCAGCGCGCGGTGCTCCTGCTGCGCGACCCGGGAACGAGCCCCATTGCCGAACAGATCCGACGGATTCTGCTGGATCGAACCAACGGGGCAATGTCCCCATGGACGGAGCTGTTGCTCTACGAGGCGGCGCGGGCGCAACTGGTGGAGGAGTGCATCAAGCCGGCTTTGGCCCTGGGCAAGGTGGTCATTTGCGACCGTTTCTACGACTCCGCCACTGCCTACCAGGGCTACGGGCGCCAGCTGGACTTGGCGGCTGTGATGCAGGCCAATCGCATCGGCGCCTGCGGGCTGGTGCCTGATCTGACCATCCTCTTAGATCTGGACGTCGAGGTGGCGCTGCAGAGAAAGGGACGCCTCGCCCTGGACCGCCTGGAGCAGGAGGAGCGCGCGTTCCACGAGCGTGTGCGGCAGGGTTACTTGGCCCTGGCGCGGGCGGAACCAGATCGGGTGAAAGTTGTTCAAGGCGATAGGGCTGTCGGCACCATCGCCGCGGAGATTCGGCAATTGGTGACGGCAGTGCTCGGGGGGTAG
- a CDS encoding MATE family efflux transporter has protein sequence MPAVVDLSSQTIMWTIEAILVGRLSAAAFAGVAMAIQIVVVFFAVLLTFVVGSSVIIARALGRNDQWEANHILGQTVLLGVVMAFAFAVIWYSGAIHLFKLIGKAGAEEAGLAAERAGVTYLRTVSFFAPLIVTNFIGVGIIRGSGDTRHSMVINMVVNGLNLVLAPSLIFGWFGLPRLEVRGAALAVGVAHSVGFFLTFGLLLSPHGRLRLPLRELLRPNEETFRRLLRTGVPTTVEQLATSVGVLFMMSYAARLGLATLSAHAVFVRVQAVLSMAYMGFGLGAMTLVGMDLGAGDQARALRTARLSMRVTFAFVIAVAVLLVLFSNQIMALFLTGRETAVLAKGAAAVYVFALAQIPKALLGSVAGSLRGAGDLRFLMWLTIVSVLIFEIGLNYAAAFVLGWGLVGLWAVHGTGEVTRLTVTYHRLHGNRGQVAHRV, from the coding sequence ATGCCCGCCGTGGTGGATCTGTCCTCGCAGACCATCATGTGGACGATCGAGGCGATTCTGGTGGGCAGGTTATCGGCGGCGGCGTTTGCCGGGGTGGCCATGGCCATCCAGATCGTGGTAGTGTTCTTCGCCGTGCTCCTCACCTTCGTGGTGGGCAGCTCGGTCATCATCGCCCGCGCTCTGGGGAGAAACGACCAGTGGGAGGCCAACCATATCCTTGGCCAGACCGTGCTGCTCGGGGTGGTCATGGCCTTTGCCTTTGCCGTGATCTGGTACTCTGGGGCGATTCACCTGTTCAAGCTCATTGGCAAGGCAGGGGCGGAGGAGGCAGGCCTTGCCGCGGAGCGGGCCGGCGTCACCTACTTGCGTACGGTTTCGTTCTTCGCGCCGTTGATTGTCACCAATTTCATCGGGGTGGGGATCATCCGTGGCAGCGGCGACACGCGCCATTCCATGGTCATCAACATGGTGGTCAACGGTTTGAATCTGGTGCTGGCGCCGTCACTGATTTTTGGTTGGTTCGGGCTGCCGCGCCTGGAGGTGCGCGGTGCTGCCCTGGCCGTAGGCGTGGCTCATTCGGTGGGCTTCTTTCTGACCTTCGGGCTATTGCTGAGCCCCCACGGGCGGCTCCGCCTCCCCTTGCGGGAGCTGCTGCGGCCCAATGAGGAAACCTTCCGTCGCCTGCTCCGCACGGGCGTGCCGACCACGGTGGAACAGCTTGCTACCTCGGTAGGCGTACTGTTCATGATGAGCTACGCTGCCCGCCTCGGGCTGGCCACGCTGTCGGCGCATGCGGTCTTTGTAAGAGTGCAGGCGGTCCTGTCCATGGCCTACATGGGATTTGGCTTAGGCGCCATGACCTTAGTGGGCATGGACTTGGGAGCAGGCGACCAAGCGCGGGCACTGCGCACGGCGCGGCTGTCCATGAGGGTGACTTTCGCCTTTGTCATCGCGGTTGCCGTCTTGCTCGTGCTATTCAGCAACCAGATCATGGCGCTCTTCCTGACCGGGCGCGAGACCGCGGTGCTGGCCAAAGGAGCCGCCGCCGTCTATGTGTTCGCCTTAGCGCAAATTCCCAAGGCGCTCTTGGGCTCGGTGGCCGGTAGCCTGCGCGGCGCCGGCGACCTTCGTTTTCTGATGTGGCTGACCATCGTGTCGGTGCTGATCTTCGAGATCGGACTGAACTACGCTGCGGCTTTCGTGCTGGGGTGGGGGCTGGTCGGGCTCTGGGCGGTCCACGGCACCGGCGAAGTGACCAGGCTGACGGTGACCTACCATCGCCTGCATGGCAACCGTGGCCAAGTCGCGCACAGGGTGTGA
- a CDS encoding inositol-3-phosphate synthase — protein sequence MSKQPVEIKQPQRKLGVLLPGLGAVGTTFIAGVQLVRNGHSKPFGSLTQMGTIRLGKRTEKRIPKIKDFVPLAELGDLVFGGWDIFPDNCYESALKAGVLEVSDLEKVKDELAAIRPWPAVFSRDYVRRLDGPNVKKAKTKYDLAKMLMEDIERFRSEHALDRMVMVWCASTEVFIRPSAVHQDIASFEKGLKENDPAIAPSMIYAYASLMSGVPFANGAPNLTVDIPALVQLAREKRVPIAGKDFKTGQTLMKTIIAPGLKARLLGLDGWFSTNILGNRDGEVLDDPDSFKTKEESKLSVLEYILQPELYPELYGNFYHKVRINYYPPRRDNKEGWDNLDIFGWLGYRMQIKVDFLCRDSILAAPIVLDLVLFMDLAQRAGMHGIQEWLSFYFKSPMCARELYPEHDLFIQLMKLKNTLRYLRGEELITHLGLEYYD from the coding sequence TTGAGCAAGCAACCAGTAGAGATCAAGCAGCCACAGAGGAAGTTGGGGGTGCTCTTGCCAGGGCTGGGCGCCGTGGGTACCACTTTCATTGCCGGTGTGCAACTGGTGCGCAACGGCCACAGCAAGCCGTTCGGTTCCCTGACGCAGATGGGCACTATCCGCCTGGGCAAGCGCACCGAGAAGCGCATCCCGAAGATCAAGGACTTTGTGCCTCTTGCCGAACTCGGGGATCTGGTCTTTGGGGGGTGGGATATCTTCCCGGACAACTGCTACGAGTCGGCGCTCAAAGCGGGGGTTTTGGAGGTCAGCGATCTGGAAAAGGTCAAAGACGAACTGGCTGCCATCCGGCCGTGGCCTGCCGTCTTTAGCAGGGACTATGTGCGGCGACTCGATGGCCCCAACGTCAAGAAGGCCAAGACGAAGTACGATCTGGCCAAGATGCTCATGGAGGACATCGAGCGTTTCCGGAGCGAGCACGCCCTCGATCGCATGGTCATGGTCTGGTGCGCCAGCACGGAAGTCTTCATCCGCCCCTCGGCTGTCCATCAGGACATCGCCAGCTTCGAGAAGGGGCTGAAGGAGAATGACCCGGCCATTGCGCCCAGTATGATTTATGCCTACGCCTCCCTCATGAGCGGCGTGCCCTTTGCCAATGGTGCCCCGAACCTGACGGTGGACATTCCGGCCCTGGTGCAGCTGGCGCGCGAGAAGCGGGTGCCTATCGCCGGCAAGGACTTCAAGACCGGCCAGACCCTGATGAAGACCATCATCGCACCAGGGCTGAAGGCTCGTCTGCTGGGCTTGGATGGATGGTTTTCCACCAACATCCTCGGCAACCGCGATGGCGAGGTGCTGGATGATCCGGATTCCTTCAAAACGAAGGAGGAAAGCAAGCTCTCGGTGCTGGAGTACATCCTCCAGCCGGAGCTCTATCCGGAACTGTACGGCAACTTTTACCATAAGGTGCGCATCAACTACTACCCGCCGCGGCGAGACAACAAAGAGGGGTGGGACAACTTGGACATCTTTGGCTGGCTTGGCTACCGCATGCAGATCAAGGTGGACTTTCTCTGCCGCGACAGCATTCTGGCGGCGCCCATTGTGCTCGACTTGGTGCTTTTCATGGACCTCGCGCAGCGGGCGGGCATGCACGGCATTCAGGAGTGGCTCTCATTCTACTTCAAGAGCCCGATGTGTGCCCGGGAGCTCTATCCGGAGCATGACCTGTTCATTCAGCTGATGAAGTTGAAGAATACCTTGCGTTACCTACGCGGCGAGGAGCTCATCACCCACCTGGGTCTTGAGTACTACGACTGA
- a CDS encoding aspartate 1-decarboxylase, whose amino-acid sequence MFREMCKSKVHRARITDANLNYEGSLTIDRLLMEAADLLPNEKVHVLNLNNGTRAETYVIEGEPGSGVVCANGALARNTHPGDLVILLSFAWVPEEEVGTFRTKIVHVDERNRVVEPAKASRK is encoded by the coding sequence ATGTTTCGCGAGATGTGTAAATCAAAGGTTCACCGCGCCCGCATTACGGACGCCAACCTGAACTACGAGGGGAGCTTGACCATCGACCGCCTGCTGATGGAGGCAGCCGACCTGCTCCCCAACGAGAAGGTCCACGTGCTCAACCTCAACAACGGTACCCGAGCCGAGACATACGTAATCGAGGGCGAACCTGGCTCCGGCGTCGTGTGCGCCAACGGTGCACTTGCCAGAAACACCCATCCTGGCGACCTGGTGATCCTGTTGTCTTTTGCCTGGGTCCCGGAGGAGGAGGTAGGCACCTTTAGGACGAAGATTGTGCACGTCGACGAGCGCAACCGTGTTGTGGAGCCAGCAAAGGCTTCGAGAAAATAG
- a CDS encoding CDP-alcohol phosphatidyltransferase family protein, which produces MTIPRMKFSILPPRLKEGFLNGLNPLVGWLVKLKLNPNWLTTFSLLVGGASGVCYAKGYLRWGGALVLICGLLDTLDGKVARATNRVTRFGALYDSTLDRYAEVIAFFGMAFYFVAHQQLLVSVAICVALAGSLMVSYVRARAEGLGFECKVGLMQRPERLVLVGAGSLAHEYALIAAIFVIALLSNFTAGQRLYHVWASEKRARSQDAT; this is translated from the coding sequence ATGACTATTCCGCGTATGAAGTTCTCTATCTTGCCGCCCAGGCTGAAAGAGGGGTTCCTCAACGGGCTGAACCCCTTGGTAGGGTGGTTGGTGAAGCTCAAGTTGAATCCGAACTGGTTGACGACGTTCAGCCTGCTGGTGGGCGGGGCCTCGGGCGTGTGCTACGCGAAAGGCTACCTCCGATGGGGCGGAGCGCTGGTGCTGATCTGCGGCTTGCTGGACACTCTGGACGGCAAAGTTGCAAGGGCCACCAACCGGGTGACGAGGTTTGGCGCTCTGTACGATTCGACCCTGGACCGCTACGCAGAGGTAATCGCCTTCTTCGGAATGGCCTTCTACTTCGTGGCTCACCAGCAGCTGCTGGTCTCGGTGGCTATCTGCGTGGCCCTCGCCGGCTCGCTCATGGTCAGCTATGTGCGCGCGCGCGCCGAGGGCCTGGGCTTTGAGTGCAAAGTGGGGCTCATGCAACGACCTGAGCGCCTGGTGTTGGTGGGCGCAGGCAGCCTTGCGCATGAGTATGCCCTCATCGCGGCAATTTTTGTGATCGCCCTTCTGTCGAATTTTACTGCCGGGCAGAGGCTTTATCATGTGTGGGCCAGCGAGAAGAGGGCGAGGTCGCAGGACGCCACCTAA
- the rsmI gene encoding 16S rRNA (cytidine(1402)-2'-O)-methyltransferase → MARPSRDARRGSDSWAGRPMYGGQVPEEDDGGAPQRETAVTPGVLYLVSTPIGNLRDITLRALDVLAQVDLIAAEDTRHTGILLRHYGVRKPLISYHQYNRVQRTPQLIERLKQGQAVALVSDAGTPGISDPGSYLVRAAISSGIPVQAVPGPTALMTALAASGLATERFAYEGFLPTKKGRKTRLESLRDEERTLVLYESPRRLQRTLRDLLAVLGDRQAVVARELTKKFEEIIRARLSELVSRFETQTVKGEVVLVVDGKGRSKRQADSTR, encoded by the coding sequence ATGGCAAGGCCCAGCCGTGACGCAAGACGTGGCTCCGACTCCTGGGCGGGTCGGCCGATGTACGGTGGCCAGGTGCCGGAGGAGGATGACGGAGGTGCTCCGCAGCGCGAGACGGCGGTGACTCCTGGCGTCCTCTACTTAGTGAGCACGCCGATTGGCAACCTGCGGGATATCACCCTGCGGGCGCTGGATGTGCTGGCGCAGGTGGACCTTATCGCTGCTGAGGATACGCGCCACACCGGCATCCTGTTGCGGCACTATGGGGTCCGCAAGCCCCTGATAAGCTATCACCAGTACAATAGGGTGCAGAGGACACCCCAGCTGATTGAGCGTCTCAAACAAGGGCAAGCCGTGGCCTTGGTCTCGGATGCCGGCACCCCCGGCATCTCTGACCCTGGCTCCTACTTGGTGCGGGCTGCCATCAGCAGCGGCATCCCTGTGCAAGCAGTCCCCGGCCCCACGGCTTTGATGACGGCCTTAGCCGCTTCCGGGTTGGCCACGGAGCGCTTCGCATACGAGGGCTTTCTGCCGACAAAAAAGGGGCGCAAGACACGCCTGGAGAGCCTGCGGGATGAGGAGCGCACGCTCGTCTTGTACGAGTCGCCGCGGCGCTTGCAGCGAACCTTGCGCGACCTCTTGGCCGTGCTCGGAGACCGGCAAGCGGTGGTGGCACGAGAGCTGACGAAGAAGTTTGAGGAAATCATCCGGGCGCGGCTCAGTGAGCTGGTGAGCAGATTCGAAACGCAGACGGTGAAAGGCGAGGTGGTGCTGGTTGTCGACGGCAAAGGCCGGTCCAAGCGACAGGCAGACAGCACCCGGTGA
- a CDS encoding DNA methyltransferase, with the protein MALAEGSAKQPVYKMHKWWARRLGSVFRMIILATFGEEAETEQHPCQKFITGADLHGPVVLDPFMGGGTTVVEALRLSCKVIGMDINPVAWFVTKKEIEPVDIGELDRAFKQLESTVGSWIKQYYRTTCPRGHEAEVMYFFWVKVIQCRTCGEVVHLFPDYQLSRRNHSMVVVCPSCLQVLETEATSGTVTCSDCGRVFDPHAGGASRGNVRCPRCHAEDSLLEIVAHRGSAIPSQLHALEGYCPSCGRFFKKVDDEDLALWRRAQAEYERVREELLLPDQVIPAEGRSDPRPVNHGYMRFRDMFNERQLLCLSRLLEAILQIPDANVREAMLLAFSDCLDANNMFCTYEVQWHKISLFFGLHAYHRIERLTENNVWGTQFGRGTFVRCFHKVRRAKQFCASPLPVGRVRATEQRQTSAGERIEGRLVDSCYTQLRETERAALLRCASSEDRSFLPDQSVDAVITDPPYFDNIQYSELADFFYVWLRLGLRKDYPWFEPELSSRGEEIVQNDKKGMSIEAFCAGLTRVFSECHRVLKAEGLLVFTFHHNKVWAWESLGRILLDTGFYVVASPMVRSEGKSGFHSSKGNIRYDCVLVCRKRPSNWQESAWSNIREHILGDAIQCVKATVGSRMSMSDADIFATIMAKTVDYYAKAYPNVRHRNEPFTLAEALGEMKDSAMHVVRNAVQETALPRACARKAEQLSLFVREARATYGKAQP; encoded by the coding sequence ATGGCTTTGGCCGAAGGCAGCGCCAAGCAGCCGGTGTACAAGATGCACAAGTGGTGGGCTCGACGGTTGGGAAGTGTATTTCGCATGATCATTCTGGCCACCTTCGGCGAGGAAGCAGAGACCGAACAGCACCCATGCCAGAAGTTCATCACTGGGGCCGACCTGCATGGGCCTGTGGTTCTTGACCCATTCATGGGCGGAGGTACCACGGTGGTGGAAGCTCTTCGCTTGAGTTGCAAAGTGATCGGGATGGATATCAACCCTGTGGCGTGGTTTGTCACCAAGAAAGAGATTGAACCAGTCGACATCGGCGAACTGGACCGCGCCTTCAAGCAGTTGGAAAGCACCGTCGGGAGCTGGATCAAGCAGTACTACCGAACGACGTGCCCTCGCGGACATGAGGCCGAGGTGATGTACTTCTTCTGGGTGAAAGTCATCCAGTGTCGCACCTGTGGAGAGGTGGTGCACCTCTTCCCGGACTACCAGCTATCCAGAAGAAACCATTCAATGGTAGTGGTGTGTCCGAGTTGCCTGCAGGTGCTGGAAACGGAGGCGACGAGTGGCACCGTAACTTGCAGTGACTGTGGCAGAGTATTCGACCCGCACGCAGGAGGAGCCAGCAGAGGCAATGTACGTTGTCCGAGGTGCCACGCCGAGGATTCTTTGCTCGAGATTGTCGCTCACCGGGGCAGTGCCATTCCAAGTCAGCTTCACGCGCTTGAGGGGTATTGTCCGAGTTGCGGTAGGTTCTTCAAGAAAGTAGACGACGAAGACTTGGCTTTGTGGAGGCGGGCTCAAGCCGAATACGAGAGAGTGCGCGAAGAACTTCTTCTCCCTGACCAAGTGATCCCAGCAGAAGGCAGAAGTGACCCACGCCCTGTCAATCACGGCTATATGCGTTTCCGCGACATGTTTAACGAACGGCAGCTTCTGTGTTTGTCACGTCTGCTCGAGGCAATATTACAGATCCCCGATGCGAACGTACGCGAGGCGATGCTTCTCGCCTTCTCTGACTGTCTGGATGCCAACAACATGTTCTGCACGTACGAGGTGCAGTGGCACAAGATCTCCCTCTTCTTTGGATTGCACGCCTATCATCGCATCGAGAGACTCACAGAGAACAACGTTTGGGGTACTCAGTTTGGGCGCGGCACCTTTGTTCGGTGTTTTCACAAGGTCCGGCGAGCAAAGCAGTTCTGCGCAAGCCCCTTGCCAGTCGGTCGCGTGAGGGCCACTGAACAGCGCCAGACTTCTGCTGGCGAGAGGATCGAGGGCAGGCTGGTTGATAGTTGTTATACCCAGCTGCGCGAGACCGAGCGCGCTGCGCTGCTGCGTTGCGCCTCCTCGGAGGACCGGTCATTCCTCCCGGACCAGTCCGTTGACGCGGTGATAACTGATCCGCCCTATTTTGACAACATTCAGTACTCCGAGCTTGCAGATTTCTTCTACGTGTGGCTAAGACTCGGTCTGAGGAAGGACTATCCCTGGTTCGAGCCGGAGTTGTCCAGTAGAGGCGAGGAGATTGTGCAGAACGACAAGAAGGGAATGTCGATCGAAGCGTTCTGCGCAGGCTTGACCAGGGTTTTTTCCGAATGCCACAGGGTACTCAAGGCCGAGGGCCTCTTGGTTTTTACCTTTCACCACAATAAGGTGTGGGCGTGGGAGAGCCTCGGCAGGATCCTCCTGGATACGGGTTTCTACGTGGTAGCCAGCCCCATGGTGCGATCTGAGGGAAAGAGCGGTTTCCATTCAAGCAAAGGCAACATTCGATATGACTGTGTCCTGGTGTGCCGAAAGCGACCGAGCAACTGGCAAGAGTCTGCTTGGTCGAACATTAGGGAGCATATCCTCGGCGACGCCATTCAGTGCGTGAAGGCTACGGTGGGCTCCAGAATGAGCATGAGTGACGCAGACATATTCGCAACTATCATGGCGAAAACCGTGGACTACTACGCCAAGGCCTATCCCAATGTGAGGCATCGTAATGAACCGTTCACGTTGGCAGAGGCCCTCGGGGAAATGAAGGACTCGGCGATGCACGTGGTGCGGAACGCCGTTCAGGAGACAGCGCTGCCGAGAGCCTGCGCGAGGAAGGCAGAGCAGTTGAGCCTTTTCGTGAGGGAAGCCAGGGCCACGTATGGCAAGGCCCAGCCGTGA
- a CDS encoding PmeII family type II restriction endonuclease gives MIGEKERAEIEGIFRSFLEKRADRIRRLKLDDLDINPFLVRMLSAKLGLHRPRAIVEWLVNQRLERGTVTGFGIALQDAAKVFSEGTGVEGADILKTKQGRHYYIQVKSGPNTIPKDLSVRIAQLLRSAERRNRGSVALYGMCHGNRARVSSIVRKYVEQEGGVEYLSGREFWEFISGEPDCIDTVYEIARSVAESFRDTSGQSLAEVLRNEIDELTEESERTYGKGGAGMWNELLRRNSYAR, from the coding sequence GTGATCGGCGAAAAAGAGAGAGCCGAGATCGAGGGCATATTTCGCTCTTTCTTGGAGAAACGGGCGGACCGAATTCGTCGTTTGAAACTCGACGACTTGGACATAAACCCGTTTCTTGTCCGCATGCTCTCAGCTAAATTGGGGTTGCATCGGCCCCGGGCTATCGTAGAGTGGCTGGTGAATCAACGGTTGGAGCGTGGCACCGTCACGGGTTTTGGCATTGCTCTGCAAGATGCAGCCAAGGTGTTCTCAGAAGGGACTGGAGTGGAAGGGGCTGACATTCTCAAGACCAAGCAGGGGAGGCATTACTACATCCAAGTGAAGAGCGGGCCCAATACCATTCCCAAGGACCTTAGTGTCCGTATCGCTCAACTCCTCCGCTCGGCGGAGCGTCGCAATCGAGGCTCGGTGGCTTTGTACGGGATGTGCCATGGCAACCGCGCCCGAGTGTCCAGCATTGTGAGGAAATACGTCGAACAGGAAGGCGGTGTCGAGTATCTCTCTGGGCGCGAGTTCTGGGAGTTCATCTCTGGTGAACCAGATTGCATCGACACGGTCTATGAAATCGCACGTTCCGTGGCGGAGTCGTTCCGGGATACGTCTGGGCAATCTCTTGCAGAGGTCCTACGGAACGAGATTGACGAGTTGACTGAAGAATCTGAGCGGACATACGGGAAAGGCGGCGCCGGAATGTGGAATGAGCTCCTGAGACGCAATTCTTACGCGAGGTAA
- a CDS encoding saccharopine dehydrogenase NADP-binding domain-containing protein has protein sequence MQNVLILGAGLVARPLVRYLLEQPNLKVIVASRTVAKAEALIEGHPRGVAKALLVDDEAQLDSLIAGCDLAISMVPYTYHVVVAKHCIKHKKHMVTTSYVSDAMAALDGEAKAAGITILNELGLDPGIDHMSAMRIIDDVHKRGGQIVSFESCCGGLPAPEANDNPFGYKFSWSPRGVVMAGRNAAKYLKDGNIVEIPGEDLFDHYWTKKVDTLGEMEVYPNRNSLPYIDTYGIQETKTMFRGTFRNLGWCKTMKKIVELGMLDDKVRSVKGMTFAELIRQLVGAAPGQDLRAKVAAFLKLPVDSDILDRLEWLGLFSEEPLPVEQGSNLDILAARMLQKMAYKPNERDMIVLVHEFLADFPAEGRREKITSSLIDFGIPGGDSSMSRTVGLPAAIGARYILEGKITRKGVITPVTPEIYVPILKELEGLGIRCKEKVEQLRAN, from the coding sequence ATGCAAAACGTCTTGATTCTCGGCGCCGGTTTGGTTGCTCGTCCACTGGTGCGCTACCTTCTGGAGCAACCGAACCTGAAGGTTATCGTTGCCAGCCGAACGGTGGCCAAGGCGGAAGCGCTCATCGAAGGGCATCCGCGCGGCGTGGCCAAGGCGTTGCTCGTGGACGACGAGGCCCAGCTGGATTCGCTGATTGCCGGTTGTGACTTGGCTATCAGCATGGTCCCCTACACCTATCACGTGGTGGTGGCGAAGCACTGCATCAAGCACAAGAAGCACATGGTGACCACCTCGTACGTGAGCGACGCCATGGCGGCACTCGACGGCGAGGCGAAGGCGGCGGGCATCACCATCCTCAACGAGCTGGGGCTTGATCCGGGCATCGACCACATGTCGGCGATGCGCATCATCGACGATGTGCACAAACGGGGCGGGCAAATCGTCAGCTTTGAATCGTGCTGTGGTGGGCTGCCGGCGCCAGAGGCGAACGACAACCCATTTGGCTACAAGTTCTCCTGGAGTCCCCGCGGCGTGGTCATGGCGGGGCGTAATGCCGCCAAATACCTCAAGGACGGCAACATTGTGGAAATTCCAGGCGAGGACCTTTTTGACCACTACTGGACTAAGAAGGTCGATACGCTCGGCGAGATGGAGGTGTACCCCAATCGCAACTCGCTGCCGTACATCGACACCTACGGCATCCAGGAGACGAAGACCATGTTCCGCGGCACCTTCCGGAACTTGGGATGGTGCAAGACGATGAAGAAGATCGTCGAGCTGGGCATGCTGGATGACAAGGTGCGCTCGGTGAAAGGGATGACCTTCGCCGAGCTGATCAGACAGCTGGTGGGAGCGGCTCCAGGCCAAGACTTGCGGGCAAAGGTGGCGGCCTTCCTCAAACTTCCCGTGGACTCAGACATTCTGGACCGTCTGGAGTGGCTGGGCCTGTTCAGCGAAGAGCCTTTGCCCGTGGAGCAGGGCTCCAATTTGGACATCCTGGCTGCGCGCATGCTGCAAAAGATGGCGTACAAGCCCAACGAGCGCGACATGATTGTGCTGGTGCACGAATTCCTCGCTGATTTTCCGGCAGAGGGGCGTCGTGAGAAAATCACCTCCAGCCTGATAGATTTTGGCATCCCAGGCGGCGATTCTTCCATGTCGCGCACCGTGGGCTTGCCTGCGGCTATTGGTGCCCGCTACATCCTGGAGGGGAAGATTACCAGGAAGGGTGTCATCACCCCCGTCACGCCGGAGATCTATGTGCCGATCCTCAAGGAGTTAGAGGGACTGGGGATTAGGTGCAAGGAGAAGGTGGAGCAGTTGAGGGCGAATTAG